From Ferrimicrobium acidiphilum DSM 19497, the proteins below share one genomic window:
- the mnmA gene encoding tRNA 2-thiouridine(34) synthase MnmA — MAKVMVAMSGGVDSSVAAALAVSEGHEVVGVTLKLWGGASDSGCCSVADVEDARFVAHQLGIKHLVFNLTEEFETAVVEPYVRGYLGGETPNPCIECNRSIKFQALVERARSLGFEYLATGHHARIGYVDGTPLIRRGVDAGKDQSYVLSVVPKSSLSQLLFPVGEMTKDDVRAIAADIGLRTADKPDSLEVCFISQKMGKESFLSSRGTLHATKVVDTVTGDEYEDSTPFEAVTVGQRRRIGGLGDGLRRYVLAKDPKTRVIQIGTIDRLLTDRLPVTTAIDYLGDGWPKEGQLQGSAHGATNPGVLSATELEFSSPTRRIAPGQTVAIYHEDLVVGSAMVTMPVQATHNG, encoded by the coding sequence TTGGCTAAAGTCATGGTTGCCATGTCTGGAGGAGTTGACTCCTCGGTTGCAGCCGCCTTGGCGGTTTCTGAAGGTCACGAGGTGGTTGGGGTAACCCTCAAACTTTGGGGTGGTGCCTCTGATTCAGGTTGTTGTTCGGTAGCAGATGTCGAAGACGCGCGCTTTGTCGCACACCAACTTGGTATCAAGCATCTGGTGTTCAACCTCACTGAGGAGTTTGAGACGGCGGTGGTGGAGCCGTACGTTCGTGGCTACCTCGGTGGTGAGACTCCGAATCCATGTATCGAATGCAATCGTAGCATCAAGTTCCAGGCGTTGGTTGAGCGCGCGCGCTCTCTCGGCTTCGAGTATCTGGCGACTGGGCACCACGCAAGGATTGGGTACGTCGATGGAACTCCTCTTATCCGTCGTGGAGTAGATGCCGGGAAGGACCAGTCGTATGTGCTGTCGGTGGTACCGAAGAGCTCTTTGTCGCAGCTTCTATTTCCAGTGGGTGAGATGACCAAGGATGACGTCCGAGCGATTGCCGCAGACATTGGCCTGCGAACAGCTGACAAGCCAGACTCACTTGAGGTCTGTTTCATCTCGCAGAAGATGGGAAAGGAGAGTTTTCTCTCCTCCAGGGGGACGCTCCATGCAACTAAGGTGGTAGACACCGTCACCGGTGATGAGTACGAGGACAGCACCCCCTTTGAGGCGGTTACTGTCGGCCAAAGGAGACGCATAGGCGGCCTTGGGGACGGACTTCGCCGTTATGTACTCGCCAAGGATCCAAAGACGCGGGTCATCCAGATCGGCACGATCGATCGTCTGCTAACAGACAGGCTTCCTGTGACCACGGCCATTGATTACTTGGGAGACGGATGGCCAAAGGAGGGCCAGCTCCAAGGGAGCGCGCACGGGGCTACTAACCCAGGTGTTTTAAGCGCCACAGAGCTCGAGTTTTCCTCGCCTACACGACGCATCGCACCCGGCCAGACGGTGGCGATCTATCACGAAGATCTGGTCGTCGGATCGGCGATGGTGACCATGCCCGTGCAGGCAACCCACAATGGCTGA
- a CDS encoding Stk1 family PASTA domain-containing Ser/Thr kinase yields the protein MVARRGSGGAGIVYRAIDDRLGRTVAIKLLQRGLADDPIFLRRFRDEAQAAAQLNHPNIMKVFDWGSDEGEPYLVMEYLSNGSLRELHARGSSLSTSQVVQIGAATASALAYSHHRNFLHRDIKPANLLFDDGGRVRIADFGLVRALSETTVTETGGGILGTPRYMAPEQVEGKRSVPGSDVYSLGLVLYEALFGAIPFQGDTQLALAFARLRDPVVNPLPDDPVARSIVSMLARDPDSRPSAAEIEHEWNGFARDLTNPEPLFAPGAGTLASTPEVVMDDSLQWIADGSTVAVDLTDHLALARDENSTAVLADQTRENTDHTSALDISNTPRLTPAPQDMEEVGSRRPWWLLFFLLPILVAAALGGAVLYQRLRTIKVDDVANLTASSASQRLRGEGIAHIALESRYSSKVPSGRVIGSSPSGGQSIHPDSSVVLYVSKGHAPVYVASFQSAQFTTAQHALTAKGFLVRPTYEYSPDVPAGVVMSESPVNQKVPYHSVVKFIVSKGPAPRPVPNVVGVSLTTAEGDLTNQGFTYSVQKQYSNSVSNGDVISQSVSAGTVSAVGTSVTLVESLGPHYVRVPNVVGDALGTAESTLQSQGFVVGTVSAPFGGSIVQYESPGAGQTALYGASVNLLVIP from the coding sequence GTGGTGGCCCGACGAGGTTCGGGAGGCGCAGGCATTGTCTACCGCGCGATCGACGACCGACTTGGGCGAACTGTTGCTATAAAACTTCTGCAGCGTGGGCTGGCGGACGATCCTATCTTTCTGAGGCGTTTCCGCGATGAGGCACAGGCTGCGGCGCAGCTGAACCATCCTAACATTATGAAGGTCTTCGATTGGGGATCAGACGAAGGTGAGCCCTACCTTGTCATGGAGTATCTCTCCAATGGCTCCCTGCGCGAGCTCCATGCTCGTGGTAGCTCGTTGTCGACCTCGCAGGTTGTTCAGATCGGAGCCGCTACTGCGTCAGCACTCGCGTATTCGCATCACCGCAATTTTCTACATCGCGATATTAAGCCTGCCAACTTGCTCTTTGATGATGGTGGTCGAGTGAGGATCGCTGACTTTGGGCTCGTGCGCGCCCTTTCGGAGACCACGGTGACTGAGACTGGAGGCGGCATTCTCGGCACGCCGAGATACATGGCACCCGAACAGGTCGAAGGGAAACGCTCGGTCCCTGGTAGTGACGTATATTCGCTTGGACTTGTGCTCTATGAGGCACTTTTCGGTGCGATCCCTTTCCAGGGCGATACGCAACTGGCACTGGCGTTTGCAAGACTGCGGGATCCAGTCGTAAACCCTCTTCCTGACGATCCAGTCGCACGCTCAATCGTCTCGATGCTCGCACGTGACCCCGATAGCCGTCCGAGTGCGGCCGAGATCGAGCATGAGTGGAACGGTTTTGCTCGCGATCTCACGAATCCGGAGCCGCTGTTCGCCCCCGGAGCAGGAACGTTGGCCTCCACACCTGAGGTGGTCATGGACGATAGTTTGCAGTGGATTGCCGACGGCAGTACGGTCGCGGTCGATCTCACTGACCATCTCGCGCTGGCTCGCGACGAGAACAGTACGGCTGTGCTCGCCGATCAGACCAGAGAGAACACGGACCATACGTCGGCGCTAGACATTAGCAACACGCCACGCCTAACCCCAGCGCCCCAAGACATGGAGGAGGTAGGAAGTCGGCGTCCGTGGTGGCTTCTCTTCTTCTTACTCCCGATCCTCGTGGCTGCCGCGCTCGGCGGTGCTGTCCTCTATCAGCGCCTTCGAACTATAAAGGTGGATGATGTCGCCAACTTGACAGCTTCATCGGCATCACAGCGGTTACGAGGCGAAGGGATTGCCCATATTGCTCTCGAGAGTCGATACTCATCCAAGGTACCATCAGGTCGCGTGATCGGATCAAGCCCTAGCGGTGGCCAGAGTATCCATCCAGATAGCAGCGTAGTGTTGTACGTGTCCAAGGGTCATGCACCGGTGTACGTGGCGTCCTTTCAGTCGGCTCAGTTCACGACTGCCCAACATGCCCTGACTGCCAAGGGATTTCTTGTTCGCCCCACCTATGAGTACTCACCTGACGTTCCTGCTGGTGTCGTGATGAGTGAGAGTCCGGTGAACCAAAAGGTACCATACCACTCTGTCGTCAAGTTCATTGTATCTAAGGGTCCAGCTCCAAGACCGGTGCCGAACGTGGTTGGCGTCTCGCTTACGACTGCGGAGGGTGACCTAACGAATCAAGGCTTTACCTATAGCGTCCAAAAGCAGTACTCCAATTCGGTCTCAAATGGGGATGTGATCTCACAGTCGGTCAGTGCCGGTACAGTCAGTGCGGTGGGGACAAGCGTGACTTTGGTCGAGTCGCTTGGACCCCACTATGTGCGTGTTCCGAATGTGGTTGGTGATGCTCTCGGTACGGCGGAATCTACGCTACAGAGCCAGGGATTTGTCGTCGGAACCGTGTCGGCTCCGTTTGGGGGTTCCATCGTACAGTATGAGAGTCCTGGTGCAGGCCAGACCGCACTCTATGGTGCCAGCGTAAACCTTCTGGTGATTCCATGA
- the gatA gene encoding Asp-tRNA(Asn)/Glu-tRNA(Gln) amidotransferase subunit GatA, whose product MNDEILDWGIAELARRLESRDVTTVEVIDAYQEQIAIQEPEVDAFLSLDLDAAHRRAMDQDDRRSRGETLGRLAGVPVALKDNLCTMEFPTTAASKILEGWTPPYNATVVDRILDQDGIVVGKTNLDEFAMGSSTENSAYKITKNPYDLERVPGGSSGGSAAAVASRMALVSLGSDTGGSIRQPASLTGVVGFKPTYGRVSRYGLLAFASSLDQIGPLTASVEDAALVAEAIMGHDPRDATSLQEVAPSLVASLAEGVRGIRVGILTNLVETATPQVQASVLRAAEVLTQSGASVAEISLDELAFGLAAYYVVAPAEASSNLARYDGVRYGLREAGSTVEEMMIATRTKGFGPEVKRRIMLGTYALSAGYYDAFYVTAQRVRTLVRTAFARAYADFDLLLCPTSPTTAFRIGERSSDPVEMYRSDVCTIPSNLSGDPAISIPAGVDADGLPIGVQLLGPALSEQLLFRGAYAVERGLR is encoded by the coding sequence ATGAACGATGAGATTCTCGATTGGGGGATCGCCGAACTGGCGCGCCGACTAGAGAGTCGCGACGTGACGACGGTCGAGGTGATCGACGCCTACCAGGAGCAGATCGCTATCCAAGAGCCCGAGGTTGACGCCTTCCTCTCACTTGACCTCGACGCAGCGCATCGGCGGGCGATGGATCAGGACGATCGACGGTCGCGCGGTGAGACCCTTGGGCGGTTGGCGGGAGTTCCCGTCGCCCTGAAGGACAATCTATGTACGATGGAGTTCCCGACCACTGCGGCATCGAAGATCCTAGAGGGCTGGACCCCTCCCTATAACGCGACGGTTGTTGATCGCATTCTCGACCAGGATGGCATAGTCGTCGGCAAGACGAATCTCGACGAGTTTGCGATGGGATCCTCAACGGAGAACTCGGCCTACAAGATCACCAAGAACCCTTACGATCTGGAGCGAGTTCCTGGCGGTTCTTCTGGCGGTTCTGCGGCGGCGGTAGCATCCAGGATGGCGCTGGTGAGCCTTGGATCAGATACTGGTGGATCGATTCGCCAACCAGCATCCTTGACCGGCGTTGTGGGCTTTAAGCCGACCTATGGCAGGGTTTCGCGTTACGGTCTCCTCGCCTTCGCCTCCTCGCTTGATCAGATCGGTCCGTTGACTGCTTCGGTTGAGGATGCTGCGCTCGTAGCCGAGGCGATTATGGGTCATGATCCCAGGGACGCGACCTCTCTGCAGGAGGTGGCACCCTCGCTAGTGGCTTCATTGGCCGAGGGCGTACGCGGTATCCGCGTTGGAATATTAACGAACCTTGTCGAGACCGCGACTCCACAGGTACAGGCTTCGGTCTTGCGCGCCGCTGAAGTGCTAACTCAATCGGGAGCTAGCGTGGCCGAGATTAGCTTGGATGAACTTGCCTTCGGGCTGGCGGCGTACTATGTCGTGGCTCCTGCGGAGGCGTCGTCGAACCTAGCTCGATATGACGGCGTTCGTTACGGCCTTAGGGAGGCTGGCTCCACTGTTGAGGAGATGATGATCGCCACTCGAACAAAGGGCTTTGGACCTGAAGTGAAGCGACGGATAATGCTTGGAACCTACGCCCTTTCTGCCGGCTACTACGACGCCTTTTATGTCACCGCTCAGCGAGTTCGGACTCTGGTGCGCACAGCGTTCGCACGAGCGTATGCAGACTTTGATCTGCTTCTATGTCCTACATCCCCTACTACGGCGTTCAGGATAGGCGAACGTTCCAGTGATCCAGTCGAGATGTATCGTTCTGATGTCTGTACGATACCGTCGAATCTTTCGGGTGACCCAGCCATCTCAATCCCGGCAGGCGTCGACGCTGATGGCCTACCGATAGGAGTGCAACTTCTCGGTCCAGCGCTATCAGAACAGCTTCTGTTTAGAGGAGCTTATGCAGTTGAGAGGGGGCTACGTTGA
- a CDS encoding glycerophosphodiester phosphodiesterase encodes MTKASSVQVPRIAAHRGGMGEAVASSIEAFRRAAIDLNVDLELDIHPTKDGELVVFHDDRLDATTNMEGWVHDYPLEVLRADLDLSNGVASERVGIATLEEVLAVSGTAQVSIDIKEDLGKDSWIEARVGSCLAEYAMTERAVVASFLDPPLSRFRQLYSGTATAASSAESIRWYQDYQNQEVSSPPYQVLSLPLTLMGSEYLTKDLVDWAHRQGLAVWVWTVNEPEDLRRVQCMGFDVVVTDYPTRALEVYVG; translated from the coding sequence ATGACCAAGGCCAGTAGCGTTCAGGTTCCGCGTATTGCGGCGCATCGTGGCGGGATGGGTGAGGCTGTCGCCTCCTCCATCGAGGCGTTCCGTCGCGCGGCTATTGATCTAAATGTCGATCTCGAACTCGATATCCACCCAACCAAGGACGGCGAACTGGTGGTCTTTCATGATGATCGTCTCGACGCTACCACGAATATGGAGGGTTGGGTACATGATTACCCACTTGAAGTTCTACGTGCTGATCTCGACCTCAGCAATGGAGTTGCGTCAGAGCGGGTTGGGATCGCCACCCTTGAAGAGGTCCTCGCCGTGAGTGGTACCGCCCAGGTCTCTATCGATATCAAGGAGGATCTAGGCAAGGATTCTTGGATCGAAGCGCGTGTTGGAAGCTGCTTGGCAGAGTATGCGATGACCGAGCGTGCGGTAGTCGCTTCGTTTCTCGATCCACCCTTGAGTCGCTTTCGTCAGCTCTACTCAGGGACTGCTACCGCGGCATCGAGTGCAGAGTCGATCCGTTGGTATCAGGACTATCAGAATCAGGAGGTGTCATCCCCACCCTATCAGGTTCTTTCGCTGCCATTGACGCTCATGGGCAGTGAGTATCTAACTAAAGATCTAGTCGATTGGGCGCACCGTCAGGGATTAGCAGTCTGGGTGTGGACGGTCAATGAGCCGGAGGACCTACGACGAGTTCAGTGTATGGGGTTCGATGTGGTGGTGACCGACTACCCAACGCGTGCATTGGAGGTTTACGTTGGCTAA
- the gatC gene encoding Asp-tRNA(Asn)/Glu-tRNA(Gln) amidotransferase subunit GatC, with product MTNRIDQADVAHIAQLARLSLSGEELIEYQSTLSRILEVIEVMNSEDLSSYPPMDHPLETVNLLRDDVVHPGLDREVVLAMAPSSEDEYFRVPRILGAP from the coding sequence ATGACGAATCGGATCGACCAGGCGGATGTCGCTCATATCGCGCAGCTCGCGCGGCTGTCATTGAGTGGTGAAGAACTTATTGAATACCAGAGCACGCTTTCGCGAATTCTTGAGGTGATCGAGGTGATGAACTCAGAGGACCTCTCTAGCTACCCTCCAATGGATCATCCTTTGGAGACCGTGAACCTCTTGCGCGACGACGTTGTACATCCAGGACTCGACCGAGAGGTCGTTTTGGCGATGGCTCCAAGCTCCGAGGATGAGTACTTCCGGGTACCCAGAATTTTAGGAGCGCCATGA
- the gatB gene encoding Asp-tRNA(Asn)/Glu-tRNA(Gln) amidotransferase subunit GatB — MKTRTTTGPAEGWEYVIGLEVHTELKTATKLFCGCPNAFGEEPNTSVCPVCLGLPGSLPVMNEQAVDFAIRVGLALDATIQRSQFHRKNYFYPDMPKDYQISQYDVPINARGHLELPSGRVIGIERAHLEEDTGKLIHRGGHGRIESAEYSLIDYNRSGVPLLEIVSAPDIRDPEEAKEYVTELRAILVTVGASDGRMEEGSLRVDANVSVRPIGETGFRTRVEIKNLNSLRSLVRALEFEGLRQVHLYEDGEAMIQQTRFWDEARSVTGALRLKEEANDYRYFPEPDLPPVAPDSDLIEERRAQLPELPSARRGYLASLLPDLSGDLRETVIADACWPYFRAAIDANITPARAAARCANELTALLAEIGELTPTRFVEVLTLEDRGELGASQVKILLREACVDAATVPDLIAKLGLSARDQRAIKSMVAEVIAPFADEWERYLDGDEKIAGFLVGQVMRKYGRQISGADARQALVELGDEARKSTD; from the coding sequence TTGAAGACTCGAACAACCACTGGGCCAGCAGAGGGGTGGGAGTACGTCATCGGTCTGGAGGTCCATACGGAACTAAAGACCGCCACCAAGCTCTTTTGTGGATGTCCAAACGCTTTTGGCGAGGAACCAAACACCTCCGTCTGCCCGGTGTGTCTCGGGCTGCCTGGGAGCTTGCCGGTGATGAACGAGCAGGCGGTCGACTTTGCTATACGTGTTGGCTTGGCACTCGATGCAACCATCCAGCGAAGCCAATTCCACCGAAAGAATTACTTCTACCCTGATATGCCCAAAGACTATCAGATCTCTCAATATGACGTTCCTATCAACGCCAGAGGGCACCTTGAACTGCCTTCAGGTCGGGTAATAGGTATCGAGAGAGCCCACCTAGAGGAGGACACTGGAAAGTTGATTCATCGAGGGGGTCACGGTCGGATTGAGTCGGCTGAGTACTCGCTCATCGACTACAACCGCTCAGGAGTTCCGCTCCTCGAGATCGTCTCTGCACCTGACATTCGCGATCCAGAGGAGGCCAAGGAGTACGTAACCGAACTTCGTGCCATCCTCGTGACTGTCGGTGCGAGCGACGGACGCATGGAGGAGGGGTCACTCCGTGTCGATGCGAATGTCTCGGTTCGGCCGATTGGCGAGACGGGGTTTCGTACACGAGTAGAGATCAAGAATCTCAACTCATTGCGATCGCTGGTTCGTGCCCTTGAGTTTGAGGGTCTCCGTCAGGTGCACCTCTATGAAGACGGGGAGGCGATGATTCAGCAGACACGGTTCTGGGACGAGGCGCGCTCGGTCACCGGTGCCCTACGTCTGAAGGAGGAGGCGAATGACTATCGGTACTTCCCAGAGCCGGATCTGCCACCGGTGGCACCGGACTCCGATCTGATCGAGGAGCGCAGGGCACAGCTCCCCGAACTCCCGAGCGCGCGTCGTGGTTACCTTGCTAGTCTGCTGCCTGATTTGAGTGGTGATCTGCGTGAGACGGTGATCGCCGATGCGTGTTGGCCCTACTTTCGAGCCGCCATCGACGCGAACATCACTCCAGCCAGAGCAGCAGCCCGTTGCGCGAATGAGTTAACCGCACTGCTCGCCGAGATCGGTGAGCTGACCCCGACTCGATTTGTGGAGGTGTTGACTCTTGAAGATAGAGGCGAGCTGGGAGCGTCGCAGGTGAAAATCCTCTTGCGCGAGGCGTGTGTAGACGCGGCTACAGTACCCGATTTGATCGCCAAGCTTGGTCTTAGCGCTCGTGATCAGCGGGCGATTAAATCGATGGTAGCTGAGGTTATTGCACCCTTCGCTGATGAGTGGGAGCGCTATCTAGATGGCGATGAGAAGATAGCCGGTTTTCTAGTTGGACAGGTCATGCGTAAATACGGAAGGCAGATCTCCGGTGCCGATGCTCGCCAAGCCTTGGTTGAGCTTGGTGATGAGGCACGCAAGAGCACTGACTAG
- the ligA gene encoding NAD-dependent DNA ligase LigA — MADRIEDLRALLDRASYAYYVLDAPVLTDAEYDVLFRELVELERLHPERAGATSPTQRVGATPSQLFAPVEHASPMLSIDNVFDVSELDAWVDRLARLLGGEPTLFVELKIDGLALSLRYDGGLLVQAATRGDGRIGEDVTANIYVVDAIPKRIAYDAPLEVRGEIYLPRSSFQALNQDPTLKAPFANPRNAAAGSLRQKDPRVTASRGLAFFAYQLEEPTQFETHHEALAFLSSLGFAVEEHGSLVDQGQLFERVQQLDQSRADLDYETDGVVVKADRMVDRRRVGVTSRAPRWSIAFKFAPEEQLTRLLAIDISVGKTGKITPFAELDPVVVSGSTVARATLHNAEQIERKDVRVGDLVVVRKAGEIIPEVVGPVLAARTDDLPKYRFPDHCPSCGSVLVRDGDEADFRCPNRFCLEQLVQRLSHFGSRDALDIDGLGEMRARQLVELGLVGIPSDIYQLSSEEFAQLPGVGEKMIQRLMAGVEVSRGRTLGRILFGLAIDNVGVHVAQVVAASMRSLEDLLVAKVEDLVALDGIGETVASSVVGFRDDPYGSQLLSGLIAQGVVGATVIPQAASDRLAGQSFVITGSFSDYSRDQLRELIIANGGRVSESVSRKTDYLLAGERAGSKLEKAQQLGVEVIELPVLLSRISSE; from the coding sequence ATGGCTGATCGGATCGAAGACCTACGGGCGTTGCTCGACAGAGCGAGTTACGCCTATTATGTGCTCGATGCCCCTGTCTTGACCGATGCAGAGTACGACGTTCTGTTTAGGGAGTTGGTCGAACTTGAACGACTGCACCCCGAGCGAGCAGGTGCGACTTCGCCGACTCAACGGGTGGGCGCTACTCCTTCACAGCTTTTTGCTCCGGTCGAGCATGCGAGCCCAATGCTTAGCATCGACAATGTTTTTGACGTTAGCGAGCTCGATGCATGGGTCGATCGTCTTGCCCGCTTGCTTGGCGGTGAGCCAACTCTATTCGTCGAGCTCAAGATCGACGGCTTGGCACTGAGCTTGCGTTATGACGGTGGATTGCTGGTGCAAGCGGCGACTCGCGGAGATGGCAGGATCGGCGAGGATGTCACGGCGAATATCTATGTGGTCGACGCAATTCCGAAGCGTATTGCCTATGACGCTCCGCTCGAGGTACGTGGTGAGATCTATCTGCCGCGCTCGTCGTTTCAGGCGCTGAACCAAGATCCGACACTAAAGGCGCCCTTTGCGAATCCGCGGAATGCGGCTGCGGGGAGCCTTCGCCAAAAGGATCCACGAGTCACGGCGAGCCGTGGCCTCGCCTTTTTCGCCTACCAACTCGAGGAGCCCACGCAATTCGAGACCCACCATGAGGCTCTAGCCTTTTTGAGTTCACTCGGTTTTGCTGTTGAGGAACATGGGTCCTTGGTCGATCAAGGACAGCTCTTCGAGCGCGTTCAGCAGCTTGATCAATCACGTGCGGATCTCGACTATGAGACCGATGGGGTGGTCGTAAAGGCTGATCGGATGGTGGATCGGAGACGGGTGGGTGTTACCTCACGAGCTCCTCGTTGGTCGATCGCATTCAAGTTTGCGCCCGAGGAGCAGTTGACGAGGTTGCTGGCTATCGACATATCGGTTGGAAAGACCGGAAAGATTACCCCTTTCGCCGAATTGGATCCGGTGGTGGTGTCTGGCTCGACGGTAGCGCGAGCTACTTTGCACAATGCGGAGCAGATCGAACGAAAGGATGTGAGGGTTGGTGACCTCGTCGTTGTTCGAAAGGCGGGCGAGATCATCCCCGAGGTGGTGGGACCAGTGCTTGCAGCTCGCACCGATGATCTGCCAAAGTATAGATTTCCTGATCACTGTCCGAGCTGTGGGTCTGTGTTGGTGAGGGATGGAGATGAGGCTGATTTCCGCTGCCCTAACAGGTTCTGCCTCGAACAGCTGGTACAGCGGCTGAGTCACTTTGGTTCCAGAGACGCTCTGGATATAGACGGCCTTGGTGAGATGCGAGCGCGCCAACTTGTGGAACTTGGGCTCGTAGGGATTCCCTCGGATATCTATCAGCTCAGCTCCGAGGAGTTTGCTCAGCTCCCTGGGGTGGGTGAGAAGATGATCCAGCGCTTGATGGCTGGCGTCGAGGTATCACGTGGACGGACATTGGGCCGAATTCTGTTCGGACTCGCTATTGACAACGTCGGTGTCCACGTCGCGCAGGTGGTCGCGGCGTCGATGCGATCGTTGGAGGATTTGTTGGTTGCAAAGGTCGAGGACCTAGTTGCCCTGGACGGTATTGGTGAGACAGTGGCCAGCTCTGTTGTGGGTTTTCGGGATGATCCCTATGGGTCTCAGCTGTTGTCAGGTTTGATTGCCCAGGGTGTGGTTGGTGCAACTGTGATACCCCAAGCCGCCTCGGATCGACTCGCTGGGCAGAGTTTTGTGATCACCGGGAGTTTCAGTGATTACTCACGCGACCAGCTTAGAGAGCTGATCATCGCCAACGGTGGCCGAGTCTCCGAGTCGGTCTCGAGGAAGACTGACTACCTGTTGGCGGGGGAGCGCGCCGGTTCGAAACTCGAAAAAGCTCAGCAGTTAGGAGTCGAGGTGATCGAGCTACCTGTGCTGCTTAGCCGCATCTCTTCTGAATGA
- a CDS encoding prolipoprotein diacylglyceryl transferase: protein MRPIPIDFHIGPLVLHTYGFGLGITFWFAYWYLSRRFHHYGLSTKWLEKSFIWIIVMAVVGARIVHCVANISYYLAHPILVFAVWQGGLSSYGGIAGGLIVALYALHKYNPEISFRTAADVTAPVLLAAWAMGRLLGPQLMFAGGGHPTTAWYGMKYAGEVGYRIPVPIFQSIETVVTYLIVLELSRVYPRWKMPALSVAVSAYGIWSIGRFFDEYLWLAVPRVWDAVEVFALISLAASIVIMVLLVRRRGKDDNLVTLPKPLEVADSHG from the coding sequence ATGAGACCGATACCTATTGATTTTCACATCGGACCGCTCGTGCTCCACACCTACGGTTTCGGTCTAGGCATCACATTTTGGTTCGCCTACTGGTATCTAAGCAGACGATTTCATCACTACGGGCTCTCAACAAAGTGGCTCGAGAAATCCTTCATTTGGATCATCGTTATGGCGGTGGTCGGCGCCCGTATCGTCCACTGCGTAGCCAACATCAGCTACTACCTAGCGCATCCCATCCTGGTCTTTGCAGTCTGGCAAGGAGGGTTGTCATCCTACGGGGGTATCGCCGGCGGGTTGATTGTCGCACTCTATGCGCTTCACAAGTACAACCCAGAGATCTCATTTCGAACAGCAGCAGATGTGACGGCTCCTGTCTTACTCGCAGCGTGGGCAATGGGTCGCCTGCTTGGTCCTCAGCTCATGTTCGCCGGTGGCGGCCATCCAACCACCGCATGGTATGGCATGAAGTACGCTGGCGAGGTTGGCTACCGGATACCGGTGCCCATCTTCCAGTCGATCGAGACCGTCGTCACCTATCTCATCGTGCTCGAGCTATCTCGGGTCTACCCGAGGTGGAAGATGCCAGCACTCTCCGTCGCTGTCTCTGCCTATGGGATCTGGTCGATCGGTCGTTTCTTCGACGAGTATCTGTGGCTCGCCGTCCCAAGAGTGTGGGATGCGGTAGAGGTCTTCGCCCTCATCAGCTTGGCGGCCTCCATCGTGATTATGGTCTTACTCGTGCGAAGGCGAGGAAAAGATGACAACCTCGTCACCCTCCCGAAACCACTTGAGGTTGCCGATTCGCATGGCTAG